One window from the genome of Oryza glaberrima chromosome 3, OglaRS2, whole genome shotgun sequence encodes:
- the LOC127765969 gene encoding (-)-germacrene D synthase-like isoform X1, with protein MAGRVIAQGYRVVDEERHAVNYRSSVWGDYFIRNPILPHNYRKSLEWMTERCDDLIVETREMFVDILNPFAKMKLIDALQRLGVSYHFKEEIDNSLESLVSVKFVNDDFHAISLQFRLLRQQRRYMPCDAFKEFIDKQGNLNGILCSDTRALLALYEAAHLGTPNEEILREAQVETTNQLKRIVDCIEKPLSNKVRHALETPSFRRMKRLEARLYIPLYEEDKEECNEMILELAKLDFYLLQRLHREEVKEICEWYHGLESPRELFYARHRPAEAYFWALGVYYEPEYAKPRKLLAKFMATITPYDDTFDNYGLWKELQPFADVMQRWDEKGAEQLGRCYKEYAQFMFGTMNEIEGALPKGTPRKNVNVIKDIFETERNNVATAVTCYMKEYDSTKEEAIKALWNDVENAWKDMNEEYLKLTSIPSSLLIQVINLARMMETMYKKIDGYTDSAILKEWISLLLVQPITL; from the exons ATGGCCGGCAGAGTGATCGCACAAGGATATAGGGTGGTGGATGAGGAGCGCCACGCTGTAAACTATAGGTCGAGTGTGTGGGGTGACTACTTCATTAGGAACCCAATACTGCCTCATAACTATCGG AAATCACTGGAGTGGATGACGGAAAGATGTGATGACCTAATAGTTGAAACAAGGGAAATGTTTGTAGACATCCTCAATCCATTTGCAAAAATGAAGCTTATCGATGCACTTCAACGTCTTGGAGTATCTTATCATTTTAAAGAAGAAATAGATAACTCCCTAGAAAGTCTAGTTTCTGTGAAGTTTGTGAATGATGATTTCCATGCGATCTCCCTTCAATTCCGGTTGCTAAGACAGCAGCGGCGCTACATGCCATGCG ATGCATTTAAAGAATTCATTGATAAACAAGGAAACTTAAACGGAATCCTATGTAGTGATACAAGAGCATTACTTGCTCTATATGAGGCAGCACATCTTGGAACTCCTAATGAAGAAATTCTCCGAGAAGCACAGGTTGAAACAACAAATCAATTGAAAAGAATTGTGGATTGTATTGAGAAACCACTCTCTAATAAAGTGAGACATGCTCTTGAGACACCATCTTTCCGTAGGATGAAGAGGTTAGAGGCCAGACTTTACATACCATTGTATGAAGAAGATAAGGAGGAGTGCAATGAGATGATACTTGAGCTAGCAAAACTTGACTTTTATTTATTGCAGCGACTTCACCGGGAAGAAGTCAAAGAAATATGCGA GTGGTATCATGGGCTAGAGTCCCCACGTGAACTATTCTATGCAAGGCATAGGCCTGCAGAAGCATATTTTTGGGCGTTGGGTGTGTATTATGAACCAGAATATGCAAAGCCTAGGAAGTTGCTAGCGAAATTCATGGCAACTATTACACCATATGATGATACTTTTGACAATTATGGACTCTGGAAAGAGCTTCAACCATTTGCTGACGTGATGCAACG GTGGGATGAAAAGGGTGCTGAGCAACTTGGAAGATGTTACAAGGAATATGCTCAATTTATGTTTGGCACCATGAATGAGATTGAGGGTGCACTCCCGAAAGGAACACCAAGGAAGAATGTTAATGTTATCAAAGATATA TTTGAGACCGAAAGGAACAATGTTGCTACCGCTGTAACTTGCTATATGAAAGAGTATGACAGCACAAAGGAGGAGGCCATTAAAGCACTGTGGAATGATGTGGAAAATGCATGGAAAGATATGAACGAGGAGTACCTAAAATTGACCTCAATTCCGTCTTCCTTGCTTATCCAGGTTATTAACCTTGCACGCATGATGGAAACAATGTACAAGAAAATTGATGGATATACTGATTCTGCAATACTGAAAGAATGGATATCCTTGTTGCTTGTTCAGCCAATAACACTCTAG
- the LOC127765969 gene encoding (+)-delta-cadinene synthase isozyme C2-like isoform X2: MAGRVIAQGYRVVDEERHAVNYRSSVWGDYFIRNPILPHNYRKSLEWMTERCDDLIVETREMFVDILNPFAKMKLIDALQRLGVSYHFKEEIDNSLESLVSVKFVNDDFHAISLQFRLLRQQRRYMPCDAFKEFIDKQGNLNGILCSDTRALLALYEAAHLGTPNEEILREAQVETTNQLKRIVDCIEKPLSNKVRHALETPSFRRMKRLEARLYIPLYEEDKEECNEMILELAKLDFYLLQRLHREEVKEICEWYHGLESPRELFYARHRPAEAYFWALGVYYEPEYAKPRKLLAKFMATITPYDDTFDNYGLWKELQPFADVMQRWDEKGAEQLGRCYKEYAQFMFGTMNEIEGALPKGTPRKNVNVIKDIDFLKLSRIHVLFLD; the protein is encoded by the exons ATGGCCGGCAGAGTGATCGCACAAGGATATAGGGTGGTGGATGAGGAGCGCCACGCTGTAAACTATAGGTCGAGTGTGTGGGGTGACTACTTCATTAGGAACCCAATACTGCCTCATAACTATCGG AAATCACTGGAGTGGATGACGGAAAGATGTGATGACCTAATAGTTGAAACAAGGGAAATGTTTGTAGACATCCTCAATCCATTTGCAAAAATGAAGCTTATCGATGCACTTCAACGTCTTGGAGTATCTTATCATTTTAAAGAAGAAATAGATAACTCCCTAGAAAGTCTAGTTTCTGTGAAGTTTGTGAATGATGATTTCCATGCGATCTCCCTTCAATTCCGGTTGCTAAGACAGCAGCGGCGCTACATGCCATGCG ATGCATTTAAAGAATTCATTGATAAACAAGGAAACTTAAACGGAATCCTATGTAGTGATACAAGAGCATTACTTGCTCTATATGAGGCAGCACATCTTGGAACTCCTAATGAAGAAATTCTCCGAGAAGCACAGGTTGAAACAACAAATCAATTGAAAAGAATTGTGGATTGTATTGAGAAACCACTCTCTAATAAAGTGAGACATGCTCTTGAGACACCATCTTTCCGTAGGATGAAGAGGTTAGAGGCCAGACTTTACATACCATTGTATGAAGAAGATAAGGAGGAGTGCAATGAGATGATACTTGAGCTAGCAAAACTTGACTTTTATTTATTGCAGCGACTTCACCGGGAAGAAGTCAAAGAAATATGCGA GTGGTATCATGGGCTAGAGTCCCCACGTGAACTATTCTATGCAAGGCATAGGCCTGCAGAAGCATATTTTTGGGCGTTGGGTGTGTATTATGAACCAGAATATGCAAAGCCTAGGAAGTTGCTAGCGAAATTCATGGCAACTATTACACCATATGATGATACTTTTGACAATTATGGACTCTGGAAAGAGCTTCAACCATTTGCTGACGTGATGCAACG GTGGGATGAAAAGGGTGCTGAGCAACTTGGAAGATGTTACAAGGAATATGCTCAATTTATGTTTGGCACCATGAATGAGATTGAGGGTGCACTCCCGAAAGGAACACCAAGGAAGAATGTTAATGTTATCAAAGATATA GATTTCCTCAAATTGTCAAGGATTCATGTATTGTTTCTCGACTAA
- the LOC127766291 gene encoding formin-like protein 20, which produces MRCDRGARPALALAMASLLVYMEEEPAPPELVTTTLAAVYGRAPVALLLAAGSALDPRPSHLRYLQYVARLRGMTTRHGPPPPSPLLVLDCLILRPVPDFDGNGGCRPVVRVHGRRDAAADYDGDRADDASPKILFSTPRIKQHFRQYNQAKSAVVKVNIECQVRGDVVIECGHVGENTDEEEEEAMFRIMFNTCFLESNMMVLTLDDIDLPWNCRRERFQEDFKIEVFFSEVDVSDNDSHTAEMLGDSHDGNAELFYDFDDISIDSGSSSKYHEQHDEDGESRSSETGGCSSDEKGSNGSGNEVRFLPEADVTKDSLEEETGNRQEESSNAVQPTLVTSKDPNADTASDLQESRMAKGTSQEACIQEGADSSVRTEVDHNRMAGIGALKPQPKRRTWQNLSKQSAIPIVNKKKAKKPDIGPSDVKKPSKGKMLLKQTLQKGILIATSSCKSSTVQANTGPVPRKKHANAIRSNHGTGQATKTPTHSKTKLENSSHQETGDTATQKDDAIENTTETEPATSIIQTRPPSPPRKRLNPEGSKDSLRRPIETAMKSPTPTSGNSSTGGAAKQEATTASTEAHSAKVVLKKSLSSPAISRSLTTTSSSSPKRRSNVTSHPSSVLRCVFFLTTSTSISFATKITFGQLQGQQSSISYSASDAAGHINAFKDASPCIIRRVNLHEWAFSVAENIYDYKEPSHWHERQQQKLVTSITKIGKTTAITTRDTYYSYHSASKANKI; this is translated from the exons ATGCGCTGCGaccgcggcgcgcggccggcgctcGCGCTCGCCATGGCCAGCCTGCTGGTGTACatggaggaggagcccgcgccgccggagctcgtgACGACGACCCTGGCGGCGGTGTACGGCAGGGCACCGGTggcgctgctgctcgccgccggctcggCACTGGATCCACGGCCCTCTCACCTGAGGTACCTGCAGTACGTGGCAAGGCTGAGGGGGATGACGACGAGGCatggaccaccaccaccatcgccccTCCTCGTCTTGGACTGCCTCATCCTCAGACCTGTTCCAGATTTTGATGGCAATGGGGGATGCAGACCGGTTGTCCGAGTTCAtggtcgccgcgacgccgccgccgactacgACGGCGATCGGGCCGATGATGCTTCACCCAAGATCCTGTTCAGCACACCGAGGATCAAGCAGCACTTCAGGCAGTACAACCAG GCGAAAAGTGCGGTGGTAAAAGTTAACATTGAGTGTCAAGTGCGAGGAGATGTCGTCATCGAGTGCGGCCATGTCGGCGAGAACacagatgaggaggaggaggaggccatgtTCAGGATCATGTTCAACACCTGCTTCTTGGAGTCCAACATGATGGTGCTCACCCTGGACGACATTGATCTGCCATGGAACTGCAGAAGGGAGAGATTCCAAGAGGACTTCAAGATCGAG GTGTTCTTCTCAGAGGTGGATGTATCGGACAATGATAGTCATACAGCAGAAATGTTGGGCGATAGCCATGATGGGAATGCAGAGTTGTTCTATGATTTTGATGACATCTCGATAGACTCGGGTTCGAGCTCAAAGTACCATGAACAGCATGACGAGGACGGGGAGAGCAGATCGTCAGAGACAGGTGGTTGCAGTTCAGATGAGAAGGGAAGCAATGGCAGTGGCAATGAGGTCAGATTTTTGCCTGAAGCTGACGTCACCAAAGACAGCTTAGAGGAAGAAACAGGCAATCGACAAGAGGAAAGCAGCAATGCTGTCCAACCAACACTTGTCACGAGTAAAGACCCAAATGCAGACACAGCGTCAGACTTGCAAGAAAGCAGAATGGCAAAAGGCACTTCTCAAGAAGCCTGCATACAAGAGGGGGCTGACAGTAGTGTTAGAACTGAAGTCGATCACAACAGAATGGCAGGTATTGGAGCCCTGAAACCCCAGCCTAAGAGGAGAACATGGCAAAATCTCAGCAAACAATCTGCCATTCCGATCGTTAATAAGAAGAAAGCGAAGAAACCAGACATTGGACCATCAGATGTTAAGAAGCCTTCGAAGGGAAAGATGCTCCTCAAGCAAACCTTGCAGAAGGGAATCCTCATCGCAACTTCTAGCTGTAAGAGCAGTACGGTTCAAGCTAACACAGGTCCAGTTCCTCGCAAGAAACATGCCAATGCTATCAGATCGAATCACGGAACAGGTCAAGCAACAAAAACTCCAACTCATTCTAAAACGAAATTGGAGAATAGCTCACATCAAGAAACAGGAGATACAGCGACCCAAAAAGATGATGCGATTGAAAACACCACAGAGACAGAACCAGCAACTTCGATCATTCAAACGCGTCCACCAAGCCCTCCAAGAAAAAGGTTAAATCCAGAAGGCAGCAAAGATAGCCTTAGACGACCTATAGAAACAGCCATGAAATCACCTACTCCTACATCTGGCAACTCATCAACTGGAGGAGCAGCAAAACAGGAGGCGACAACGGCATCAACCGAAGCACATTCTGCAAAAGTGGTTCTGAAGAAATCCCTGTCATCACCAGCTATCTCGCGATCACTGACAACtacttcatcatcatcaccaaaGAGGAGGAGCAATGTGACTTCTCATCCTAGCTCAGTGCTGC GTTGCGTCTTCTTCCTCACCACGAGCACGAGCATCTCCTTCGCCACCAAGATCACCTTTGGCCAGCTCCAAGGTCAGCAGAGCAGCATCAGCTACTCGGCTAGCGACGCAGCCGGTCACATCAACGCATTCAAGGATGCCTCGCCGTGCATCATTCGGCGAGTCAACCTCCACGAATGGGCGTTCTCTGTCGCCGAGAACATCTACGACTACAAAGAACCATCCCATTGGCATGAAAGACAGCAGCAGAAGCTTGTCACCTCTATCACCAAGATCGGCAAGACCACGGCCATCACCACTAGAGACACATACTACAGCTACCAcagcgccagcaaggccaacaAGATTTAG